In Streptomyces camelliae, the sequence GACAACGGCCGCACCGACACCCTCGCCGACACCGTCGGCCGCCAGGCCCTGCGCTGCATCCGCTGCTCGGCCTGCCTGAACGTCTGCCCGGTCTACGAGCGCGCGGGCGGGCACGCCTACGGCTCGGTCTACCCGGGCCCGATCGGCGCCATCCTGAGTCCTCAACTGCGGGGCACGGCAAGCGAGATCGACGCCTCGCTGCCGTACGCGTCGAGTCTGTGCGGGGCCTGCTACGAGGTCTGTCCCGTCGCCATCGACATCCCGGAGGTGCTGGTACACCTGCGGGAGCGGGTGGCCGAGGGCGGTCCGGCGGTACGGCAGGGCAACCGGGTGCTGCTGAAACCGGCCAAGGGGCATGCGGCCGAGCGTGCGGCCGTACGGGCGGCCCGCTGGGCGCTGGCCCACCCCGCCGCCCTGCGCACCGGCCAGCGCCTCGCCTCCCGCACCCGCAGGCTGCATCCCCGCACCCTGCCGGGCCCGGGCCGGGCCTGGACCGGCACCCGGGATCTGCCGCCGGTGCCGGCCGAGCCCTTCCGGGACTGGTGGCAGCGCACCCACGGCGGAAAGGACACTTCCAAGTGAGCAGCAGGGAACGGGTGCTGGGCCGGATCCGGCGGGCGCTCGCCGATGTGACACCGGACGGGCGGCCGTACGAGGAGGCCGTGGGTCGGGGCTATCTGCGCGAGCACGGACACCGTACGACCGAGGAGACGGTGGAGCTGCTGGCCGAGAACCTGGCGGACTACCGGGCGATCGTGCACCGCGCCGACGCCGACGACGTGCGGATGCTCGTCATGCGGCTGCTCGCCCGGCGTGGCTCGCAGGAGATGCTGGTGCCGCCCGGGCTGCCGCCGGACTGGCTGGCCGCCGCCGACCCGGTGTGGATCCACGACCGGGCGGCGAGCACGCCGCAGCAACTGGACCGGGTGGGCAGTGTGGTGACGGGGTGTGCGGTGGCGATCGCCGAGACCGGCACGATCGTCCTGGACGGCTCCCCCGACCAGGGCCGGCGCCGCATCTCGCTGATCCCGGACCACCACATCTGTGTCGTACGCGTCCCCGACCAGGTCGTCTCCTCCGTGCCGCAGGCCCTCGAACGGCTCGATCCGACGCGCCCGTTGACGTGGATCTCTGGTCCGTCGGCCACCAGTGACATCGAGCTGGACCGGGTGGAGGGGGTGCACGGTCCGCGCACGCTGGAGGTGATCCTGGTCAGTGGGGCCGCATGACTTGATTACGACAGCCATCAAAATTTGACAGCAATCGAACTTTCTCGCAGAGTGGTCCGTGATCACCGAGCGAGCAGGGGGAGTCGAGATGGCGAAGACGGTGCGCTTCCACGAGGCCGGCGGGCCCGAGGTGCTGCGGCTGGAGGAACGGGAACCGGGTGAGCCGGGTCCCGGGGAGGTGCGCCTGCGCATCGAGGCGATCGGACTCAACCGGGCGGAGGCCCTGTTCCGCCGGGACGTCTACATCGAGCCGGTGAAACGGTTTCCCGCGCGGCTGGGCAACGAGGCCTCCGGAGTGGTGGAGGCGCTCGGACCGGACGTGACCGGTCTCGACGTCGGCCAGGCCGTGAGCGTGCTGCCCAGCTTCTCCCCCAACGACTACGGGGTGTACGCCGAGCGGGCGCTGGTGCCGGCCGCCGCGCTCGTGCCCCGGCCGGACGGGGTGGACGCGGTCACCGGGGCCGCCGTGTGGATGCCGTACCTCACCGCGTACGGGGCGATGGCGGAGACCGGCGGAATGCGGGCGGCGGACGTGGCGGTCGTGAACGCGGCCTCCAGCAGCCTCGGGCTGGCCGCGATCCAGACGGCGAACCGGCTCGGCGCCACGCCGATCGCCGTCACCCGGACCCGGGCCAAGCGGGAACGGCTGCTCGAAGCGGGCGCCGCGCAGGTGATCGTCTCCGACGAGGAGGACGTGACCGGCCGGGTGCGCGAGCTGACCGGCGGCCGGGGCGCCGAGTTCGTCCTCGACGCCGTGGCCGGACCGGGCGTGACGGAGCTGGCCCGGGCGGTGGCGGCCGACGGGACACTGCTGCTGTGGGGCGCACAGAGCGGGCAGCCGACGCCGTATCCCGGGTTCGAACTGAACATGCCGGCGCTGAACATGCGGACGTTCACCATGCTGGAGATCACCCGCGATCCCGCGCGGCTGCGGCGCGCGAAGGCGTTCATCACCGCCGGGCTGCGCACCGGCATGCTGCGGCCGGTCGTGGACCGGCTCTTCCCGCTCCAGGACATCGTGGCGGCCCACCGGTACCTGGAGTCGAACGAGCAGTTCGGCAAGATCGTCGTGACCGTCTGACGAGGCATGCCCCGTTCCGCCGCACCGGCGAGCACGGCTCGGACAGCGCCGTTAGCGTGGGGGAATGATCCGGTTCGAGCAGGTCACCAAGCGGTATCCGGACGGTACGACGGCCGTGGACGACCTGTCCTTCGAGGTCGCCGAGGGCGAGCTGGTCACGCTCGTCGGGCCGTCCGGCTGCGGCAAGACGACGACCATGATGATGGTGAACCGGCTCATCGAACCGACCTCCGGCCGGATCCTCGTCGGCGGCGAGGACATCGCCGGCGTCGACCCCGTGCGGCTGCGCCGCCGGATCGGCTATGTCATCCAGCAGGTGGGCCTCTTCCCGCACCGCACCGTCCTCGACAACACCGCGACGGTGCCCGCGCTGCTCGGCTGGCAGCGGGCCAGAGCCCGGGCGCGGGCGGCCGAGCTGCTCGAACTGGTCGGGCTCGACCCGACGACATACGGCCCGCGCTACCCCGAACAGCTGTCCGGCGGGCAGCGGCAGCGGGTCGGGGTGGCGCGGGCGCTCGCCGCGGATCCGCCGGTGCTGCTGATGGACGAGCCGTTCGGCGCGGTCGACCCGGTGGTGCGCGAGCAGTTGCAGGACGAGTTCCTGCGCATGCAGGCCGCGGTGCGCAAGACGGTGCTGCTGGTCACCCACGACATCGAGGAGGCCGTCCGGCTCGGCGACCGGATCGCCGTGTACGGGCAGGGGCGCATCGAGCAGTTCGACACGCCCGGCGCGGTGCTGGGGGCACCCGCCACGCCGTACGTCGCCTCCTTCGTGGGCGCCGACCGGGGGCTGAAGCGGCTGTCGGTCACCGCGGTCGAGCCGGACGATCTGGAACAGCCACCGGTGGCCCGGCCGGACGAGCCGGCCGACCGGGCCCGGGAGCGGCTGCGGGCCGAGGACGCACGCTGGGCGGTCGTCCTCGACCGCCAGGGCGACCTGCACGGCTGGGTCGGCATCGAGGCTCTGGCGGAGGGCGGCACGGTCGGGGACCACACCCACCGGATGACCGCGTGGGTGCCGGTCGGCGCGCCGCTGAAGCAGGCGTTCGGGGTGATGCTCCAGTACGACGCCGGGTGGGTCGCGGTCCTGGACGGCGCGCGTTTCCTCGGCGTGCTCACCCCGGCGAAGCTGCACGAGGCGCTGCGCCGCTCGGTGGACGCGGACGCGCGGGGGGTGGCGCGCGGACAGGTGCCGTTCGACTCGGTGTCGGACGCCTGATCCCGCGGTCAGCGCAGCAGGCCCTGCTCCTTCAGATAGGTACGGGCCACGTCGGCGGGCAGCCGGCGCCAGCTGTCGACCTGCTGGTTCATTGCCGCCAGGTCGGCCGTGGTGAGGACGTCGTTGAGCTTGCCGAGCGCCTTCGCCACGCTCTCGCTGCCCGCCCGCGCGCGGTTGACGACCGGGACGATGTAGTCGGCGTTCTGCAGATGCCTGTCGTCGGCGAGCAGGACCAGGCCGAAGGAGTCCAGGGTGGCGTCCGTGGTGGTGGTCAGCACCATCTGGTCCCGGCCCTCCTGCACGGCCCGCTTGGCCTGAGTGGTGCCGACGCCCTTGGGATCGACACCGGTGATGTCGATGCCGTACACCTTCTTCAACCCCGGTGCGCAGTACGGCCGTCGGACGCACTCGTCGCCCGCCGCGAGCCGCACCCGCAGCCCCGAGGCGCCCAGGTCGGCGAGGGTCCGCAGGCGGTGTTCGCGGGCGTAGTCGGCGCGTACGGCGAAGGCGTTCTGGTCGACGGCCCGGCCGGGCGGCAGGACGGTGAGACCCCGGGGTGCGGCCAGGCGGCGCAGCGCCTTCATCGTCCTGCCGAGGTCGGGTGAGCCGACGGGCTCGGCGTCGGCGCCGTGGGCCTTGGCGTTCAGCCAGTCGGCGAAGGTGGCCGCGTACTCGGGCACGACGTCGATCTGGCCGGACTCCAGCGCCGGTTCGTACAGTTCCCGGTTGGCGACCGTGATCATCGAGGTCCGGTAGCCGGCCCGGTTCAGCAGCTGGGCGTACATCTGGGCGAGCAGGTCGCTCTCGGTGAAGCCGGCCGAGCCGATGGTGAGGTGGTGGCTGTCGCCGGGCGGTGCGGTGACCTCGCCGCGGTTCTCCAGGGCGGGGCCGGTGGTGCAGGCGGTGAGGGTGAGGAGGGCGACGGCCGGCAGGGCTCTTCTCATCGGCCGCCCCGGACACGCGCCGGCGCCAGCCGTTCGGCGACCTCGAACGCCCCTTCCACGACGAGCGCGAACACGGCCACCAGGATCGCGCCGGCGACCACCTGGGGCGTGCTGGCCAGGTTGAAACCGGCGGTGATGATCCGGCCGAGGCCGCCGCCGCCCGCGAGCGCGGCGATGGTGGCGGTGGCGACCAGCTGGACGGCGGCGATCCTGACCCCGGTCAGGACCAGCGGCAGCGCCAGCGGGAGTTCCACGCGCAGCAGCATCTGCCGCCCCGTCATCCCCATGCCACGCGCCGCCCGCACGACGCTGCGGTCGACCTCGCGCATGCCGACGTAGGCGTTGGTGAGCAGCGGGGGGACGGCGAACAGCACCAGGGCCACCACCGTCGGACCCTCGCCCCACCTGCCGACCGGGGTGAGGAGCAGCAGCACCAGGACGGCGAAGGTGGGCACGGCCCGGCCGGCGTTGGAGACGTTCACGGCGAGCGCGCCGCCCTTGCCGAGGTGGCCGAGGACCAGGGCGACCGGCAGCGCGATCGCACAGCTGACGGCGAGACAGACCACGGTGAGGACGAGGTGCTGAAGCAGCCGGTGCCGGATGCCGTCGTCGCCGGACCAGTGCGCGGGGTCGGTGAGCCAGTGCCAGGCGGCGGCGAGCGTGCTCATGACCGGCCCGCCCGGGTCCAGGGGGTGATCAGCCGCTGCACACCGAGCAGCAGCAGGTCGGCGAGGACGGCGATCAGCACGCACAGCACGGACGCGGTGAGCACCTGCGCCTTGAAGTAGGTGTTCATGCCCGCGTAGATGAGGTTCCCGAGGCCGCCGAAGCCGACGATCGCGCCGACCGTGACCAGGGAGACCGCCGAGACGGCGGCGATGCGCAGCCCGGCCATCGCGGCGGGCAGGGCGAGGGGCAGCTCCACGGTGAGCAGCAGCCGGACCGGGCCGTAGCCGAGGCCGCGCGCCGCCTGCCGGGTCTCCTCCGGGACCGCGCGCAGGCCCGCGAGGATGTTCCGGACCAGGAGGGTGAGCGAATACAGCACCAGTCCGGCGACGACGAGGCCGGCGGACAGGCCGTAGACCGGCAGCAGCAGGGAGAACATGGCCAGGGACGGGATGGTGTAGAGGATCGTCGTCACCGCGAGCACGGGCCCGGCCGCCCAGCCCCAGCGGCGCGCCAGCACCGCGAGCGGCACGGCGACGACCAGTCCGATGAGCACCGACAGGGCGGTCAGCCGGACGTGCTGGACGACCGCGTCGAGCAGGATCTGCCGGCGCGTGGTCAGGTAGGCGCCGCAGATCCAGTCGTTGCGCGCGAGGCAGTCGTGCGGCGGGGTGGTCACCGTTTCATTGGACCGGGAGGGAGATCAGGGGGCCGCGTCGGGTTGGGCCGTACGGGGGCAGCACCCCGAAGGGGCGCGGTCGTCTGCGCGATCAGCCACGACGGACCCGGAGACGACCGGCGGCCCCTCACGGTCAAGCCATCCCGGCCGCGTCCATCAGCGCTGTCACCGTCGTCACGGCCAGTCCGTCCGCCAGGTTTTCCACCTTCGCGCCGGCCCGCGCGCTCGCACCGTCGAAGACGAGCACGAGCTGGCGGGCCAGGAGTTCGGGGTCGCGGGCGCCGCCGCGCTCCGCCTCGGTGCGGAAGGTCCGCGTCAGACGGTCCTTGACGCCGCGGGCGACGACGCTCGCCGGGTGTCCGGGGTCCTTCAGCTCGACGAGGACGGCCAGGTAGGGGCAGCCGTGGTAGTCGGGGTCCGCGGCGGCCTTCGTCACCTGCTCGAAGACGTGCAGGATGCGCTCGCGCGGGGTCGCGGTCTCCGGGTGGGGGTGGGCGAGCTGGGCCTCGTACCACGCGGCGCGCCGCTCCAGGCTCGCGGCCAGCATCGCGTCCTTGCTGTCGAAGAGCTGGTACATCGACCGCTTGGAGACGCCCGCCTGCCGGCACAGTGCCTCGATGCCGATGCCGACGCCGTCGCGGTAGGAGAGTTCGGCGGTGGCGTCGAGCAGCCGGTCGCGGGAGGACGCCTTGTCGGTGGTGGCCATACGGCGAGGTTACCGCGGCGCGGACAACGAGGAAACCGATCGGTGTATACACGTGACAGGGATGCTGAACAAGCGCTTAGATAGGAGCCCGGACACCCGTTCCCGATCCGCCGGAGGCCCCGTTGTTCACGTCCGTCGACGACGTCTCCGCCCGCCTCGCCGAGACCGGCTACCTCGCCTCGCCCGCCGTCGCGACGACCGTGTTCCTCGCCGACCGGCTGGGCAAGCCGTTGCTGGTGGAGGGTCCGGCCGGGGTGGGCAAGACCGAGCTGGCCAAGGCGGTCGCCCAGGTGGCCGGGGCGCGGCTGGTCCGGCTCCAGTGCTACGAGGGCGTGGACGAGTCCCGCGCGCTGTACGAGTGGAACCACGCCAAACAGCTGCTGCGCATCACCGCGGGCCGCGACGAGAGCTGGGACGAGACCCGCACCGACATCTTCAGCGAGGAGTTCCTGCTCCCCCGCCCGCTGCTCACCGCCATCCGCGGGGACGAGCCGACCGTGCTGCTCATCGACGAGACCGACAAGGCCGACGTCGAGATGGAGGGACTGCTGCTGGAGGTGCTCAGCGACTTCCAGATCACGGTCCCGGAGCTGGGCACGGTCACCGCGACCCGCCGCCCGTTCGTCGTCCTGACCTCCAACGCCGGCCGGGAGCTGTCCGAGGCGCTGCGCCGCCGCTGCCTGTTCCTGCACATCGGCTTCCCCGAGGAGGAGCTGGAGCGGCGGATCGTCCGGCTGAAGGTGCCGGGCCTCACCGAGGCGCTCACCGAGTCGGTGGTCCGGGTGGTCGGGGCGCTGCGCGCGATGGACCTGCGCAAGGCTCCGTCCGTCGCCGAGACCGTCGACTGGGCGCGCACCCTGCTGGCCCTGGGCGCCGGCGCGCTGGACGAGACGGTCGTACGGGACAGTCTCGGAGTGATCCTCAAGCACCAGGACGACATCCAGAAGGCGGCGGCGAAGCTCGACCTGGACGCGCTGTGACCGAGGTCCCCGAGCGGATCACCGGCCTGGTCGGGGCGCTGCGCGCGCACGGGGTGCGGATCGGCACGGGTGAGACGGTGGACGCGGCCCGCGCGGTGGAGGCACTCGGGCTCACGGACCGGGAGCTGCTGCGTGAGGGGCTGGCCGCGACGCTGCTGCACGGCCCGGGACAGCGGG encodes:
- a CDS encoding AAA family ATPase, whose translation is MFTSVDDVSARLAETGYLASPAVATTVFLADRLGKPLLVEGPAGVGKTELAKAVAQVAGARLVRLQCYEGVDESRALYEWNHAKQLLRITAGRDESWDETRTDIFSEEFLLPRPLLTAIRGDEPTVLLIDETDKADVEMEGLLLEVLSDFQITVPELGTVTATRRPFVVLTSNAGRELSEALRRRCLFLHIGFPEEELERRIVRLKVPGLTEALTESVVRVVGALRAMDLRKAPSVAETVDWARTLLALGAGALDETVVRDSLGVILKHQDDIQKAAAKLDLDAL
- a CDS encoding ABC transporter substrate-binding protein: MRRALPAVALLTLTACTTGPALENRGEVTAPPGDSHHLTIGSAGFTESDLLAQMYAQLLNRAGYRTSMITVANRELYEPALESGQIDVVPEYAATFADWLNAKAHGADAEPVGSPDLGRTMKALRRLAAPRGLTVLPPGRAVDQNAFAVRADYAREHRLRTLADLGASGLRVRLAAGDECVRRPYCAPGLKKVYGIDITGVDPKGVGTTQAKRAVQEGRDQMVLTTTTDATLDSFGLVLLADDRHLQNADYIVPVVNRARAGSESVAKALGKLNDVLTTADLAAMNQQVDSWRRLPADVARTYLKEQGLLR
- a CDS encoding ABC transporter permease → MTTPPHDCLARNDWICGAYLTTRRQILLDAVVQHVRLTALSVLIGLVVAVPLAVLARRWGWAAGPVLAVTTILYTIPSLAMFSLLLPVYGLSAGLVVAGLVLYSLTLLVRNILAGLRAVPEETRQAARGLGYGPVRLLLTVELPLALPAAMAGLRIAAVSAVSLVTVGAIVGFGGLGNLIYAGMNTYFKAQVLTASVLCVLIAVLADLLLLGVQRLITPWTRAGRS
- a CDS encoding LutC/YkgG family protein, with translation MSSRERVLGRIRRALADVTPDGRPYEEAVGRGYLREHGHRTTEETVELLAENLADYRAIVHRADADDVRMLVMRLLARRGSQEMLVPPGLPPDWLAAADPVWIHDRAASTPQQLDRVGSVVTGCAVAIAETGTIVLDGSPDQGRRRISLIPDHHICVVRVPDQVVSSVPQALERLDPTRPLTWISGPSATSDIELDRVEGVHGPRTLEVILVSGAA
- a CDS encoding TetR/AcrR family transcriptional regulator; amino-acid sequence: MATTDKASSRDRLLDATAELSYRDGVGIGIEALCRQAGVSKRSMYQLFDSKDAMLAASLERRAAWYEAQLAHPHPETATPRERILHVFEQVTKAAADPDYHGCPYLAVLVELKDPGHPASVVARGVKDRLTRTFRTEAERGGARDPELLARQLVLVFDGASARAGAKVENLADGLAVTTVTALMDAAGMA
- a CDS encoding ABC transporter permease; protein product: MSTLAAAWHWLTDPAHWSGDDGIRHRLLQHLVLTVVCLAVSCAIALPVALVLGHLGKGGALAVNVSNAGRAVPTFAVLVLLLLTPVGRWGEGPTVVALVLFAVPPLLTNAYVGMREVDRSVVRAARGMGMTGRQMLLRVELPLALPLVLTGVRIAAVQLVATATIAALAGGGGLGRIITAGFNLASTPQVVAGAILVAVFALVVEGAFEVAERLAPARVRGGR
- a CDS encoding ABC transporter ATP-binding protein, which translates into the protein MIRFEQVTKRYPDGTTAVDDLSFEVAEGELVTLVGPSGCGKTTTMMMVNRLIEPTSGRILVGGEDIAGVDPVRLRRRIGYVIQQVGLFPHRTVLDNTATVPALLGWQRARARARAAELLELVGLDPTTYGPRYPEQLSGGQRQRVGVARALAADPPVLLMDEPFGAVDPVVREQLQDEFLRMQAAVRKTVLLVTHDIEEAVRLGDRIAVYGQGRIEQFDTPGAVLGAPATPYVASFVGADRGLKRLSVTAVEPDDLEQPPVARPDEPADRARERLRAEDARWAVVLDRQGDLHGWVGIEALAEGGTVGDHTHRMTAWVPVGAPLKQAFGVMLQYDAGWVAVLDGARFLGVLTPAKLHEALRRSVDADARGVARGQVPFDSVSDA
- a CDS encoding zinc-dependent alcohol dehydrogenase family protein: MAKTVRFHEAGGPEVLRLEEREPGEPGPGEVRLRIEAIGLNRAEALFRRDVYIEPVKRFPARLGNEASGVVEALGPDVTGLDVGQAVSVLPSFSPNDYGVYAERALVPAAALVPRPDGVDAVTGAAVWMPYLTAYGAMAETGGMRAADVAVVNAASSSLGLAAIQTANRLGATPIAVTRTRAKRERLLEAGAAQVIVSDEEDVTGRVRELTGGRGAEFVLDAVAGPGVTELARAVAADGTLLLWGAQSGQPTPYPGFELNMPALNMRTFTMLEITRDPARLRRAKAFITAGLRTGMLRPVVDRLFPLQDIVAAHRYLESNEQFGKIVVTV